One genomic window of Centropristis striata isolate RG_2023a ecotype Rhode Island chromosome 20, C.striata_1.0, whole genome shotgun sequence includes the following:
- the LOC131993912 gene encoding uncharacterized protein LOC131993912, which produces MAVYLRVLLILTGLTGIHSITTVSDVSVKTGGSISIPCLYDSQYRNHVKYLCEGYYFAYCTYAAKTNQQNSRKFSISDDKNQRIFTVTINDVSGANTYYWCVVEINNGGDVRQYFHLSVTGDRPSLSVDNQKVTGLIGGDITINCYYRNSGEMKWCKLGSSCVTSSSGSIGGTTGTINASVPNVFTVTMSGLKLESSGWYYCVKGDLQMPVHVTVLERPSTTTAESNHVTVLEQKGSVSVDLKKYVIPLSLLIFIVMVALFILFMLRRHKQKKTETPATRAAEEEITYSHVKHIKKPTNQRSDVANDVDVTYSSVVHTRKQHEQKRSDVANDVDVTYSSVVHTRKQHEQKRSDVANDVDVTYSSVVPKRKQHEQRVEENNDNVTYSTLA; this is translated from the exons ATGGCTGTTTATCTCCGTGTTCTTCTCATCCTCACAGGACTAACAG GCATTCACAGCATAACAACAGTCAGTGATGTGTCAGTGAAGACTGGAGGCTCAATCTCCATCCCATGTCTCTATGACTCACAATACAGAAACCATGTGAAATATCTGTGTGAAGGATATTATTTTGCCTACTGCACTTATGCAGctaaaacaaaccaacaaaattcCAGAAAGTTTTCAATCTCTGATGACAAAAACCAAAGAATCTTCACTGTGACTATAAATGATGTGAGCGGTGCGAACACTTATTATTGGTGTGTTGTGGAGATTAACAATGGGGGAGATGTCCGACAGTATTTTCACCTGTCAGTCACTGGAG ATCGACCCAGTCTCTCTGTGGACAATCAGAAGGTAACAGGATTAATTGGAGGTGATATAACCATCAATTGTTACTATCGCAATTCTGGAGAAATGAAGTGGTGCAAGCTGGGCAGTTCCTGTGTTACATCGTCATCAGGGTCAATTGGTGGAACAACAGGGACCATCAATGCGAGTGTCCCAAATGTTTTCACTGTGACTATGAGTGGACTGAAGTTAGAGAGCAGCGGCTGGTATTACTGTGTTAAAGGAGACTTACAGATGCCAGTGCATGTAACTGTTTTGGAGAGACCTTCCACCA CCACTGCAGAAAGCAATCATGTAACTGTTCTGGAACAGAAAGG CAGTGTTTCAGTTGACCTGAAGAAGTACGTCATCCCTTTGAGCTTGTTGATCTTCATTGTAATGGTGGCTTTGTTCATCTTGTTTATGTTGAGAAGACACA aacaaaaaaaaacagaaacaccagCCACAAGAGCG GCTGAAGAGGAAATAACATACAGCCATGTTAAGCACATAAAGAAACCTACAAACCAG AGGTCAGATGTTGCAAATGATGTGGACGTGACATACAGTTCTGTGGTTCATACGAGGAAACAACATGAACAAAAG AGGTCAGATGTTGCAAATGATGTGGACGTGACATACAGTTCTGTGGTTCATACGAGGAAACAACATGAACAAAAG AGGTCAGATGTTGCAAATGATGTGGACGTGACATACAGTTCTGTGGTTCCTAAGAGGAAACAACATGAACAAAGG GTTGAAGAAAACAACGACAATGTTACATACAGCACATTGGCTTAG
- the LOC131993049 gene encoding uncharacterized protein LOC131993049 encodes MRYWCALERYIVLHVKKEFKLSFSGEPKLYVDQQKFTAFEGGSVTVSCRHNFNDQKVQKWCRLGSSCVQSSGSIGKTTVTIDASHPKVFTVTMSGLKTESSGCSTMVTIVSTTLVLLLLIIPAAFFGWKMIMKRKKPESKGPDMTVGPQFGSDPDVHYATIAHNQDITAQVKGPQFGSDPDVHYATIAHNQHITAQVKTDIPEETVTYSTIVTKNSAQQMTEPAEGSVIYSTVLPKQNKC; translated from the exons ATGCGTTACTGGTGTGCTTTGGAAAGATATATAGTGCTGCATGTCAAAAAGGAATTTAAGCTGTCATTCTCAG gtGAGCCAAAGTTGTATGTGGACCAACAGAAATTCACAGCATTTGAAGGGGGAAGTGTGACTGTAAGCTGCCGCCACAATTTTAACGatcaaaaagtacaaaagtggtGCAGGCTGGGCAGTTCCTGTGTTCAGTCATCAGGGTCAATCGGTAAAACCACAGTCACCATTGATGCAAGTCACCCAAAAGTTTTCACTGTGACTATGAGTGGACTGAAGACAGAGAGCAGTGGCTG TTCCACTATGGTGACAATTGTCAGCACCACCCTGGTCTTACTTCTGTTGATTATTCCTGCTGCCTTTTTCGGATGGAAGATGATAATGAAACGCA AGAAGCCAGAGTCTAAGGGGCCTGACATGACTGTG GGCCCACAATTTGGGAGTGACCCTGACGTGCATTACGCCACCATTGCTCATAATCAAGATATTACGGCACAGGTGAAG GGCCCACAATTTGGGAGTGACCCTGACGTGCATTACGCCACCATTGCTCATAATCAACATATTACGGCACAAGTGAAG ACTGATATACCTGAAGAGACTGTGACATACAGTACCATTGTTACGAAGAATAGTGCACAGCAAATG ACTGAACCAGCAGAGGGAAGTGTCATCTACAGCACAGTGCTTCCTAAACAGAATAAGTGCTAA
- the LOC131993559 gene encoding superoxide dismutase [Mn], mitochondrial-like, whose translation MNVLRRVGQIFRGAATLSQSVNQVAASRQKHTLPDLAYDYGALEPIISAETMQLHHSRHHAAYVNNLNVTEEKYLEALATGNVTKQVALQAALKFNGGGHINHSIFWTNLSPYGGGEPQGELMEAIKRDFGSFQKMKESMSAASVGVQGSGWGWLGFDKEREKLRIATCANQDPLEGTTGLIPLLGIDVWEHAYYLQYRNVRKTYVNDIWNVIDWENVSERLKTANMDGVKQRCENDPLKGKGKCECRFGSLCKP comes from the coding sequence ATGAACGTGCTGCGCAGAGTTGGCCAAATATTCAGGGGTGCAGCCACCCTCAGCCAATCTGTAAACCAGGTAGCTGCATCGAGGCAAAAGCACACGCTCCCTGACCTGGCCTACGACTATGGTGCCCTGGAACCCATCATCAGTGCAGAGACCATGCAGCTGCACCACAGCAGGCACCATGCCGCTTACGTCAACAACCTCAATGTCACAGAGGAGAAATATCTCGAGGCATTAGCAACGGGAAATGTGACGAAACAGGTTGCTCTCCAGGCTGCTCTGAAGTTTAACGGAGGAGGCCATATTAACCACTCCATTTTCTGGACAAACCTCTCTCCATATGGTGGAGGCGAGCCACAGGGGGAGCTGATGGAGGCCATCAAACGTGACTTTGGCTCCTTCCAGAAGATGAAGGAGAGCATGTCTGCAGCCTCAGTGGGAGTGCAGGGCTCGGGGTGGGGCTGGCTGGGCTTCGACAAGGAGAGGGAAAAACTTCGTATTGCTACTTGTGCTAATCAGGATCCCCTGGAGGGAACTACAGGTCTCATCCCCCTCCTTGGTATTGATGTGTGGGAGCATGCTTACTACCTTCAGTACAGAAATGTGCGTAAGACCTATGTTAACGATATCTGGAATGTCATTGACTGGGAGAATGTGAGCGAGCGTCTCAAGACTGCCAACATGGATGGAGTAAAGCAGAGGTGCGAAAATGATCCATTAAAGGGCAAAGGCAAGTGTGAATGCAGGTTTGGCAGCCTGTGTAAACCCTAA